A window from Pangasianodon hypophthalmus isolate fPanHyp1 chromosome 16, fPanHyp1.pri, whole genome shotgun sequence encodes these proteins:
- the itih6 gene encoding inter-alpha-trypsin inhibitor heavy chain H6 isoform X2 — translation MFLLALTEEREIEKFRVAVSVPPGVHMHFSLTYEELLTRRLGRYELALGLRPGQPVQNLSVDVSIAERSEISFIKVLPLRTSRLLTNTDQAEAKAPPSTQVQQNLHCAHIHYNPSLQQQRTISPKGINADFVLQYDVEQRDLMGDIQVHDGFFVHYFSPRGLPVVSKDIIFVIDISGSMIGTKIKQTKAAISTILGDLREGDYFNLITFSDKVQIWKKDRTVLATKQNIRDAKEFVKKIVADGWTNINAALLSAAQLINSSSSSPANQLSTPRRVPMIVFLTDGEATIGVTAQEVILHNAQSALGSVSLFALAFGDDADFPLLKRLALENRGIARMVYEDADAALQLKGFYDEVASPLLSDIQLSYLEDQAYDVTWSLFPNYFQGSELVVTGKIKPDIQDLKVSLTASGTKQKVKVESEFVLAKLEVNETSASLGCTRELHGISNFMHRLWAYYTIKELLLAKLNSSDPLVQRLLAEKATNLSLKYNFVTPVTSLVVVKPDIDEPNPTTVSTTTTTPKPVTTTTASVTTTPTQMSSTSKMTSATEALIKKPSKPLKPSKPSLTKPLRPDLPIPGHPINTPSPDKNVAPKRTTPLPHNLSKTTSAPLLSKAPTVPTSTMRTDAPTFLPLNSTSTASPPLKSSVAMPNVAETTTPPSSEKHQVLPLEKPAFLSDTDSFATPDVPAVQPDFQEVPSSNASPEDPDEEINISTLLAASFAPMPGMTDAPNLWEATGILDVSTAILTKDADDIKEYDVSYEYDTDYIIHYDSSTPDDTDIISSVGIFSSSVDGDPHFVVMLPKIHENLCFTVDGEANDVLRLLEDPVRGITVNGHLMLAPPKIGIEDRTRTFFDKITIRISKGGIKITVMIDSVVVKGEGLETLSTRQEGSVTLPGLKIVLDGHQSCWIELGKGVVFLVLIHRYSHPTYFQMEHLGFYIADGEGLSSLTQGLLGQFQHSTIDVVRITDRHGAMFHHGQTSNNSTLALGLLMKGDEQIPVSLQDKALKNTLNKRHSAQCWVVPKVEVERLLERPYQSYVVDDL, via the exons ATGTTTCTTTTGGCATTGACTGA GGAGCGGGAGATTGAGAAGTTTCGGGTGGCTGTCAGCGTGCCTCCTGGAGTCCACATGCACTTTTCCCTGACGTATGAGGAGCTATTGACACGACGGCTGGGGCGCTATGAGCTGGCTTTGGGCCTCAGGCCTGGGCAGCCTGTGCAGAATCTCTCTGTGGATGTTAGTATAGCGGAGAGGAGTGAAATCAGCTTCATCAAAGTGTTACCACTCAGGACCAGTCGTCTGCTTACCAACACTGACCAAG CTGAGGCCAAAGCACCCCCCTCCACTCAGGTGCAGCAGAACCTACACTGTGCTCACATTCATTACAACCCCAGCCTGCAGCAGCAGAGGACCATCTCCCCCAAAGGCATCAATGCAGACTTTGTCCTCCAGTATGACGTAGAGCAAAGAGATCTCATGGGAGACATCCAG GTGCATGACGGTTTCTTTGTTCATTACTTTTCCCCGCGGGGCCTGCCGGTAGTTTCTAAAGATATCATCTTCGTTATTGACATCAGTGGCTCCATGATCGGCACGAAGATCAAACAG ACTAAGGCAGCGATATCTACGATCCTGGGTGACCTACGTGAGGGCGACTACTTCAATCTCATTACGTTTTCGGATAAAGTGCAGATCTGGAAGAAAGACCGCACTGTGCTGGCCACAAAGCAGAACATACGGGATGCGAAGGAGTTTGTCAAGAAAATCGTTGCAGATGGCT GGACAAACATCAATGCGGCTCTTCTCTCAGCAGCACAGCTGATCaactcctcctcttcatctccTGCTAACCAATTGTCCACACCACGACGAGTTCCCATGATCGTCTTTCTGACCGATGGAGAGGCTACAATCGGAGTGACTGCACAAGAGGTTATTCTGCATAATGCTCAGAGTGCGCTGGGTTCAGTCTCTCTGTTTGCCCTGGCATTCGGAGATGATGCAGATTTTCCTCTACTGAAACGATTGGCTTTGGAGAACCGTGGGATAGCACGGATG GTATATGAGGATGCTGATGCTGCACTCCAATTAAAGGGTTTCTATGATGAGGTAGCGAGTCCACTACTGTCAGATATCCAGCTTTCCTACCTTGAAGACCAAGCTTATGATGTCACATGGTCCCTTTTCCCCAACTACTTCCAAGGCTCTGAGCTGGTAGTCACTGGGAAGATTAAGCCAGACATACAGGATCTGAAAGTTTCATTGACAGCAAGTGGCACAAAGCAGAAGGTGAAGGTAGAGAGTGAGTTTGTACTGGCCAAGCTTGAAGTAAATGAGACTTCAGCATCACTGGGGTGTACCAGGGAACTGCATGGCATCTCCAACTTTATGCATCGCCTCTGGGCCTATTACACTATCAAGGAGCTTTTGTTGGCTAAACTCAACAGCTCAGATCCATTAGTACAACGCTTGCTAGCAGAGAAGGCCACCAACCTTTcactaaaatataattttgtcaCTCCAGTCACCTCTTTGGTGGTGGTTAAACCAGATATTGATGAGCCAAATCCAACTACTGTCTCTACAACCACGACTACACCCAAGCCTGTCACTACCACTACAGCAAGTGTGACCACCACACCTACACAAATGTCAAGTACCTCTAAAATGACTTCTGCTACCGAGGCATTGATCAAAAAGCCAAGCAAACCTTTAAAGCCCAGTAAACCTTCTCTCACCAAACCCCTTCGACCAGACCTGCCTATTCCTGGACATCCAATAAATACTCCTTCTCCAGACAAAAATGTAGCACCCAAGAGGACAACACCTTTACCACACAACTTATCTAAGACCACCTCTGCCCCTCTTTTGAGCAAAGCTCCCACTGTTCCCACCAGCACCATGAGAACTGATGCTCCCACTTTCCTCCCACTCAATTCCACTAGCACAGCTTCTCCACCTCTCAAGAGTTCAGTCGCAATGCCCAATGTGGCTGAAACCACAACACCACCCAGCTCAGAGAAACATCAAGTCCTGCCTCTCGAGAAACCCGCATTCTTATCTGACACTGACAGTTTTGCCACACCTGATGTTCCTGCAGTGCAGCCAGATTTTCAGGAAGTCCCTTCATCAAATGCTTCACCTGAAGATCCTGATGaggaaataaacatctccactcttctggctGCCTCCTTTGCCCCTATGCCAGGCATGACAGATGCACCCAATCTCTGGGAAGCTACTGGTATTTTAG ATGTTTCTACAGCCATCCTGACAAAAG ATGCTGATGATATCAAAG AGTATGATGTCTCGTATGAGTACGACACTGACTACATCATCCATTATGATTCCT cCACACCAGACGACACAGATATCATAAGTTCTGTGGGAATCTTCTCCTCCTCAG tggATGGAGACCCCCATTTTGTTGTTATGCTCCCAAAGATACATGAAAATCTGTGTTTTACTGTTGATGGCGAGGCCAATGATGTGTTACGTCTTCTGGAGGACCCAGTCAGAG GCATTACAGTGAATGGCCATTTGATGTTGGCTCCTCCTAAGATTGGAATCGAGGACCGCACTCGCACCTTCTTTGACAAGATAACCATCAGAATTTCCAAAGGTGGAATCAAGATCACCGTTATGATAGACTCAGTGGTAGTGAAGGGAGAAGGGCTTGAAACTCTGTCTACCAGACAGGAGGGATCTGTGACACTCCCAGGCTTGAAGATTGTGCTCGATGGACACCAGAGCTGCTGGATTGAGCTCGGAAAAGGCGTCGTGTTCCTGGTTCTGATCCATCGATATAGTCACCCCACCTATTTCCAGATGGAGCATCTAGGATTCTACATAGCCGATGGCGAGGGGTTATCTTCTTTAACGCAAGGTCTACTCG GCCAGTTCCAGCACAGCACCATAGACGTGGTGAGGATAACAGACAGACATGGTGCCATGTTCCACCACGGTCAGACCAGCAACAACAGTACTCTGGCCTTGGGATTACTCATGAAAGGGGACGAACAAATTCCAGTCTCTTTACAGGATAAGGCTTTGAAGAACACACTAAATAAGCGCCACTCGGCCCAGTGCTGGGTGGTGCCCAAGGTGGAAGTGGAACGGCTCCTGGAGCGGCCTTACCAAAGCTATGTGGTGGATGACCTTTAA
- the itih6 gene encoding inter-alpha-trypsin inhibitor heavy chain H6 isoform X1 has protein sequence MVVYVHRIAVRLLMTVVCVGAAAEFGTRTDARGAAFTRLRRQSNTAKPALKITDYHVRCTVISRYALTTVESTVWNQLHFTKEAAFEVDLPPSAFISNFTITSNGKVHVAEVKERAAAKKIYDDAKKQGKTTGLVATKEREIEKFRVAVSVPPGVHMHFSLTYEELLTRRLGRYELALGLRPGQPVQNLSVDVSIAERSEISFIKVLPLRTSRLLTNTDQAEAKAPPSTQVQQNLHCAHIHYNPSLQQQRTISPKGINADFVLQYDVEQRDLMGDIQVHDGFFVHYFSPRGLPVVSKDIIFVIDISGSMIGTKIKQTKAAISTILGDLREGDYFNLITFSDKVQIWKKDRTVLATKQNIRDAKEFVKKIVADGWTNINAALLSAAQLINSSSSSPANQLSTPRRVPMIVFLTDGEATIGVTAQEVILHNAQSALGSVSLFALAFGDDADFPLLKRLALENRGIARMVYEDADAALQLKGFYDEVASPLLSDIQLSYLEDQAYDVTWSLFPNYFQGSELVVTGKIKPDIQDLKVSLTASGTKQKVKVESEFVLAKLEVNETSASLGCTRELHGISNFMHRLWAYYTIKELLLAKLNSSDPLVQRLLAEKATNLSLKYNFVTPVTSLVVVKPDIDEPNPTTVSTTTTTPKPVTTTTASVTTTPTQMSSTSKMTSATEALIKKPSKPLKPSKPSLTKPLRPDLPIPGHPINTPSPDKNVAPKRTTPLPHNLSKTTSAPLLSKAPTVPTSTMRTDAPTFLPLNSTSTASPPLKSSVAMPNVAETTTPPSSEKHQVLPLEKPAFLSDTDSFATPDVPAVQPDFQEVPSSNASPEDPDEEINISTLLAASFAPMPGMTDAPNLWEATGILDVSTAILTKDADDIKEYDVSYEYDTDYIIHYDSSTPDDTDIISSVGIFSSSVDGDPHFVVMLPKIHENLCFTVDGEANDVLRLLEDPVRGITVNGHLMLAPPKIGIEDRTRTFFDKITIRISKGGIKITVMIDSVVVKGEGLETLSTRQEGSVTLPGLKIVLDGHQSCWIELGKGVVFLVLIHRYSHPTYFQMEHLGFYIADGEGLSSLTQGLLGQFQHSTIDVVRITDRHGAMFHHGQTSNNSTLALGLLMKGDEQIPVSLQDKALKNTLNKRHSAQCWVVPKVEVERLLERPYQSYVVDDL, from the exons ATGGTTGTGTATGTGCACAGGATCGCGGTGAGGCTGCTCATGAccgtggtgtgtgttggagcagcAGCGGAGTTCGGAACGCGTACAGACGCACGAGGCGCCGCTTTCACG AGATTAAGGCGTCAGAGCAACACAGCTAAACCTGCT CTGAAGATCACAGATTACCACGTGCGGTGCACCGTCATCTCCCGCTATGCTCTCACCACAGTAGAAAGTACAGTGTGGAACCAGCTCCATTTCACCAAAGAGGCAGCGTTTGAGGTTGATCTGCCTCCCTCAGCCTTCATCTCCAACTTTACCAT CACATCTAATGGTAAAGTCCATGTGGCCGAAGTGAAGGAGAGAGCTGCTGCCAAGAAGATCTACGATGACGCCAAGAAGCAGGGGAAGACAACAGGACTTGTTGCCACCAA GGAGCGGGAGATTGAGAAGTTTCGGGTGGCTGTCAGCGTGCCTCCTGGAGTCCACATGCACTTTTCCCTGACGTATGAGGAGCTATTGACACGACGGCTGGGGCGCTATGAGCTGGCTTTGGGCCTCAGGCCTGGGCAGCCTGTGCAGAATCTCTCTGTGGATGTTAGTATAGCGGAGAGGAGTGAAATCAGCTTCATCAAAGTGTTACCACTCAGGACCAGTCGTCTGCTTACCAACACTGACCAAG CTGAGGCCAAAGCACCCCCCTCCACTCAGGTGCAGCAGAACCTACACTGTGCTCACATTCATTACAACCCCAGCCTGCAGCAGCAGAGGACCATCTCCCCCAAAGGCATCAATGCAGACTTTGTCCTCCAGTATGACGTAGAGCAAAGAGATCTCATGGGAGACATCCAG GTGCATGACGGTTTCTTTGTTCATTACTTTTCCCCGCGGGGCCTGCCGGTAGTTTCTAAAGATATCATCTTCGTTATTGACATCAGTGGCTCCATGATCGGCACGAAGATCAAACAG ACTAAGGCAGCGATATCTACGATCCTGGGTGACCTACGTGAGGGCGACTACTTCAATCTCATTACGTTTTCGGATAAAGTGCAGATCTGGAAGAAAGACCGCACTGTGCTGGCCACAAAGCAGAACATACGGGATGCGAAGGAGTTTGTCAAGAAAATCGTTGCAGATGGCT GGACAAACATCAATGCGGCTCTTCTCTCAGCAGCACAGCTGATCaactcctcctcttcatctccTGCTAACCAATTGTCCACACCACGACGAGTTCCCATGATCGTCTTTCTGACCGATGGAGAGGCTACAATCGGAGTGACTGCACAAGAGGTTATTCTGCATAATGCTCAGAGTGCGCTGGGTTCAGTCTCTCTGTTTGCCCTGGCATTCGGAGATGATGCAGATTTTCCTCTACTGAAACGATTGGCTTTGGAGAACCGTGGGATAGCACGGATG GTATATGAGGATGCTGATGCTGCACTCCAATTAAAGGGTTTCTATGATGAGGTAGCGAGTCCACTACTGTCAGATATCCAGCTTTCCTACCTTGAAGACCAAGCTTATGATGTCACATGGTCCCTTTTCCCCAACTACTTCCAAGGCTCTGAGCTGGTAGTCACTGGGAAGATTAAGCCAGACATACAGGATCTGAAAGTTTCATTGACAGCAAGTGGCACAAAGCAGAAGGTGAAGGTAGAGAGTGAGTTTGTACTGGCCAAGCTTGAAGTAAATGAGACTTCAGCATCACTGGGGTGTACCAGGGAACTGCATGGCATCTCCAACTTTATGCATCGCCTCTGGGCCTATTACACTATCAAGGAGCTTTTGTTGGCTAAACTCAACAGCTCAGATCCATTAGTACAACGCTTGCTAGCAGAGAAGGCCACCAACCTTTcactaaaatataattttgtcaCTCCAGTCACCTCTTTGGTGGTGGTTAAACCAGATATTGATGAGCCAAATCCAACTACTGTCTCTACAACCACGACTACACCCAAGCCTGTCACTACCACTACAGCAAGTGTGACCACCACACCTACACAAATGTCAAGTACCTCTAAAATGACTTCTGCTACCGAGGCATTGATCAAAAAGCCAAGCAAACCTTTAAAGCCCAGTAAACCTTCTCTCACCAAACCCCTTCGACCAGACCTGCCTATTCCTGGACATCCAATAAATACTCCTTCTCCAGACAAAAATGTAGCACCCAAGAGGACAACACCTTTACCACACAACTTATCTAAGACCACCTCTGCCCCTCTTTTGAGCAAAGCTCCCACTGTTCCCACCAGCACCATGAGAACTGATGCTCCCACTTTCCTCCCACTCAATTCCACTAGCACAGCTTCTCCACCTCTCAAGAGTTCAGTCGCAATGCCCAATGTGGCTGAAACCACAACACCACCCAGCTCAGAGAAACATCAAGTCCTGCCTCTCGAGAAACCCGCATTCTTATCTGACACTGACAGTTTTGCCACACCTGATGTTCCTGCAGTGCAGCCAGATTTTCAGGAAGTCCCTTCATCAAATGCTTCACCTGAAGATCCTGATGaggaaataaacatctccactcttctggctGCCTCCTTTGCCCCTATGCCAGGCATGACAGATGCACCCAATCTCTGGGAAGCTACTGGTATTTTAG ATGTTTCTACAGCCATCCTGACAAAAG ATGCTGATGATATCAAAG AGTATGATGTCTCGTATGAGTACGACACTGACTACATCATCCATTATGATTCCT cCACACCAGACGACACAGATATCATAAGTTCTGTGGGAATCTTCTCCTCCTCAG tggATGGAGACCCCCATTTTGTTGTTATGCTCCCAAAGATACATGAAAATCTGTGTTTTACTGTTGATGGCGAGGCCAATGATGTGTTACGTCTTCTGGAGGACCCAGTCAGAG GCATTACAGTGAATGGCCATTTGATGTTGGCTCCTCCTAAGATTGGAATCGAGGACCGCACTCGCACCTTCTTTGACAAGATAACCATCAGAATTTCCAAAGGTGGAATCAAGATCACCGTTATGATAGACTCAGTGGTAGTGAAGGGAGAAGGGCTTGAAACTCTGTCTACCAGACAGGAGGGATCTGTGACACTCCCAGGCTTGAAGATTGTGCTCGATGGACACCAGAGCTGCTGGATTGAGCTCGGAAAAGGCGTCGTGTTCCTGGTTCTGATCCATCGATATAGTCACCCCACCTATTTCCAGATGGAGCATCTAGGATTCTACATAGCCGATGGCGAGGGGTTATCTTCTTTAACGCAAGGTCTACTCG GCCAGTTCCAGCACAGCACCATAGACGTGGTGAGGATAACAGACAGACATGGTGCCATGTTCCACCACGGTCAGACCAGCAACAACAGTACTCTGGCCTTGGGATTACTCATGAAAGGGGACGAACAAATTCCAGTCTCTTTACAGGATAAGGCTTTGAAGAACACACTAAATAAGCGCCACTCGGCCCAGTGCTGGGTGGTGCCCAAGGTGGAAGTGGAACGGCTCCTGGAGCGGCCTTACCAAAGCTATGTGGTGGATGACCTTTAA